A window of the Oncorhynchus masou masou isolate Uvic2021 chromosome 13, UVic_Omas_1.1, whole genome shotgun sequence genome harbors these coding sequences:
- the LOC135552198 gene encoding tenascin-like: protein MPLVPSFLLLLLACPALLTLSGSQSLQTGGQRAPRNTKPEGGGQPIKVVISEACVQGDSSQNQGKELDLEPGSPLVLTHRIRLVPGSCGGGCEAEFAALRDRLERLEKEVSALREKCGGPEGGCCTSQQSKGTECSIKPEGDECPNECSDQGRCEDGKCVCFPGFSGPDCSLSDCPGNCNDKGKCVNGQCVCDPGFTGPDCSSESCPGNCNNKGQCVNGKCVCNTGFTGPDCSTKACPGNCNNKGRCENGKCVCNTGFTGPDCSTKACPGNCNNKGQCVNGKCVCNTGFTGPDCSTKACPGNCNNKGQCVNGKCVCNTGFTGPDCSTKACPGNCNNKGRCENGKCVCNTGFTGPDCSTKACPGNCNNKGQCVNGKCVCDSSFTGPDCSTKSCPDNCSNRGKCVNGQCVCDSGFTGPDCSAKACPNNCSNKGRCVNGKCVCEVGFTGQDCAAKGCPDNCSNKGHCVKGRCVCRRGFAVPDCSQCEAGFTGADCGTAMSGVSQLNTKDVTESSVTLFWTPPPVQYDTYHVTFTSQKEGDQQITSQVGGKLTAYTQTGLATGQAYTVTINGEINGRMGAESTAEFTTLISGPTNLQVVKTTTTSAVVQWEQSQGDIDRYRLTVTPNQTDGTTKGRQDLTLPPERDSAQIDGLDPGHLYDITLVAEKGGIKSKPATVQVTPGKSTKTISRVTMPVAPGVESHKGDSAGNTKPVKDILNTKAKSEEPEREKDWSGPGSVTVKGTNGTREDTSVRTSTRPLVNTNYRVIPKPGDRITLPRKPYIGGSIRFNGTRVGQGGRRVGHSLLKKPTSRNPMEVPKVKETLDTDSKPENPFVGDKTVPNKALTVKETNLETSPLGEKDETLTKAYPVGILPVNGTSRSGSEPSVKDLPDRKKDTEIETNEPGPGTEGLEHTTTSERNTTVHPNGKKCVNKVKLTHRKVNVTRRERVIGGQLNGTIVQRKPTAGQGFAEKEDGALKVSETGHSKTTFHERNRVIHTQSKADDISPHTTQSPAYVTSSSPVSPTSNMSLSSSAPAKHDESMTGMGQPMTDRDVANGETLPVPQTQSSNLPPETEPTSSSESEPNGKGPSPFNPEDSYSGKAHVAVAEVGVSKDGAKTANGGLFGTKQNKTKTPRVGGSPPFRRLPPKGPYQRRPYLNMRPFQNRTRSPFSAPAKQNESKTGTGQPMTDRQLVFPKTLTVSSAQSSTLPSDVQPERAPKTSSESEHSGKGHSSSSSTSEESDFTKENVAVAEDGISRDGDRATDVVSSGTERNRSRTLTLGSTPPVRRLPPKGTQQRRPHPNMGAFPNRTRTNLIPPWHPSRGPIRRPFPPKLTNRDNGIIVQTPQTGEQGTYSTSQNDTNTDLKPKPLLKKTNATAGKIARDQTHIRNNSSLSQRGQDSKTGHPDKGSQVSKNADSRDSPNQINGSDVTTTGKTGQPLNSVGVQSITSGGLILVWEAPEGMYRNFIVTREEHGSKNEAEEEEEKEEEESESEEDRQEEGEAEGQTEKENNGNEEESEMGVSQGKEGGEEITVTNSKSDNQRQSSDSNATAKVGDGGTIKFSKVLPGSARSFRFQNLHPQTRYSLSVFGKGPGLRSKIHRLIISTGPELPSGLVFSEVTETSLSVSWTKPKSPVSGFKVTYTHTQEGEPVSVMVDSGDSTLALSKLSPGSSYEVSVISVLGLDESDAIKDHVMTLPDPPTTLQAINVTDTKALLLWRPALATVDRYVIVYGSEKGSDDVKITVSGNAAEQQLKDLQGSTMYTVTVTSQLGNLDGPAAITVFTTTSGSGGDGEVPRDLKASQVTPRSALLTWKPPSAAVESYKLTYQTEGQEMQEVTIDSTVTEFKLTRLHPMSKYTVQLQGERGGSYTAAISTEFTTGNLRYPFPSDCSQELLNGMHESGEVEIFPRGRQGKPVLVYCDQVTDGGGWTVFQRRMDGKTDFFRGWENYSKGFGELSGEFWLGNENIHNLTSMAPMTLRVDLRAGDESVFAKYSTFTVDTVRRNYALKVSGYSGTAGDSMSYHNGRMFSTRDRDPAPFITRCAMSYRGGWWYKNCHQANLNGLYDTSVNHQGLIWTAWKGKDYSVPFTEMKLRPTSFTPPTQG, encoded by the exons GCACTGAGTGCTCCATCAAGCCGGAGGGAGACGAGTGTCCTAACGAGTGCAGTGACCAGGGACGCTGTGAGGATGGCAAGTGTGTCTGCTTCCCAGGGTTCAGTGGGCCAGACTGCAGTTTGTCTGACTGCCCCGGCAACTGCAATGACAAGGGGAAGTGTGTGAACGGCCAGTGTGTGTGCGACCCAGGTTTCACAGGGCCAGACTGCTCTTCAGAGTCCTGTCCTGGTAACTGTAACAACAAGGGGCAATGTGTGAACGGCAAGTGTGTGTGCAACACTGGCTTCACAGGCCCTGACTGCTCCACCAAGGCATGCCCTGGTAACTGTAACAACAAGGGGCGATGTGAGAACGGCAAGTGTGTGTGCAACACTGGCTTCACAGGGCCCGACTGCTCCACCAAGGCATGCCCTGGTAACTGTAACAACAAGGGGCAATGTGTGAACGGCAAGTGTGTGTGCAACACTGGCTTCACAGGCCCTGACTGCTCCACCAAGGCATGCCCTGGTAACTGTAACAACAAGGGGCAATGTGTGAACGGCAAGTGTGTGTGCAACACTGGCTTCACAGGCCCTGACTGCTCCACCAAGGCATGCCCTGGTAACTGTAACAACAAGGGGCGATGTGAGAACGGCAAGTGTGTGTGCAACACTGGCTTCACAGGGCCCGACTGCTCCACCAAGGCATGCCCTGGTAACTGTAACAACAAGGGGCAATGTGTGAAcggcaagtgtgtgtgtgatagcaGTTTTACAGGGCCAGACTGCTCTACCAAGTCCTGCCCTGACAACTGCAGCAACCGTGGAAAGTGTGTGAACGGCCAGTGTGTCTGCGATAGCGGATTTACGGGGCCAGACTGTTCCGCCAAAGCATGTCCCAATAACTGCAGCAACAAGGGAAGGTGCGTGAACGGGAAGTGCGTGTGTGAAGTGGGCTTCACTGGGCAGGACTGTGCCGCTAAGGGCTGTCCCGATAACTGCAGCAACAAAGGGCACTGTGTgaaggggaggtgtgtgtgtcgcCGTGGTTTCGCCGTCCCGGACTGCAGCCAGTGTGAAGCTGGGTTCACTGGAGCTGACTGTGGCACCG CCATGTCTGGTGTGTCCCAGCTCAACACCAAGGACGTCACTGAATCCTCTGTCACCCTCTTCTGGACCCCACCTCCAGTCCAGTATGACACCTACCACGTCACCTTCACCAGCCAG AAAGAGGGCGATCAACAGATAACATCTCAGGTTGGAGGCAAGCTCACGGCCTACACCCAAACAGGCCTGGCGACCGGACAGGCGTACACGGTGACAATCAATGGAGAAATAAATGGGAGAATGGGCGCTGAGAGCACAGCAGAATTCACCACTC TTATCTCTGGTCCCACAAACCTTCAAGTTGTGAAGACAACCACAACATCTGCCGTTGTCCAATGGGAACAATCGCAAGGAGACATCGACAGGTATCGCTTAACTGTTACACCCAATCAGACAGACGGAACAACCAAGGGAAGACAAGACCTGACCCTGCCCCCTGAGAGGGACTCTGCCCAGATTGACGGTTTGGACCCGGGACATTTGTATGACATCACATTAGTGGCTGAAAAAGGCGGGATCAAGAGCAAGCCAGCAACAGTTCAAGTCACTCCTG GAAAATCCACAAAGACAATATCCAGGGTGACCATGCCGGTAGCACCAGGAGTAGAAAGCCACAAGGGAGACTCAGCCGGGAATACAAAGCCTGTCAAGGACATCCTCAACACGAAGGCCAAGAGTgaagaaccagagagggagaaggattgGAGTGGACCAGGCTCTGTGACAGTCAAAGGCACCAATGGAACCAGAGAGGACACATCTGTTAGAACCAGTACAAGACCACTTGTCAACACAAACTACAGGGTTATACCTAAACCAGGTGATAGAATAACCTTGCCCAGGAAACCATACATTGGAGGCTCTATCCGTTTTAATGGTACAAGAGTCGGCCAAGGTGGGAGGAGAGTGGGTCACAGTCTTCTGAAAAAGCCTACGAGCAGAAATCCAATGGAGGTGCCAAAGGTCAAGGAGACCTTGGATACGGACTCTAAACCAGAGAATCCCTTTGTTGGGGACAAGACTGTCCCCAACAAAGCCTTAACTGTGAAAGAAACTAACCTGGAGACGAGTCCTCTTGGAGAAAAAGATGAAACTTTGACAAAGGCATATCCTGTCGGGATCCTTCCTGTAAATGGCACTTCAAGATCTGGTTCTGAACCATCAGTGAAGGACCTACCCGATAGAAAAAAAGATACAGAGATTGAAACAAATGAGCCAGGGCCAGGGACAGAGGGTTTGGAGCATACCACCACATCAGAAAGAAATACGACGGTTCACCCGAATGGGAAGAAATGTGTCAACAAGGTTAAATTGACACACAGGAAAGTCAATGTGACACGTAGAGAGAGAGTCATTGGAGGGCAGTTGAATGGCACAATAGTTCAACGTAAACCCACAGCAGGGCAGGGTTTCGCTGAAAAAGAGGATGGTGCCCTAAAAGTGTCCGAAACAGGACATTCAAAGACAACATTTCATGAGCGTAACCGGGTCATTCACACACAGAGTAAAGCAGATGACATTTCTCCACACACAACCCAAAGTCCTGCATATGTAACTTCCTCTTCACCAGTATCACCTACTTCCAACATGTCACTTTCTTCTTCAGCTCCCGCTAAGCATGATGAATCAATGACCGGTATGGGTCAACCTATGACTGACAGAGACGTGGCGAATGGAGAGACTTTGCCTGTTCCCCAAACCCAATCATCCAACCTCCCTCCAGAGACAGAACCAACATCCTCCAGTGAATCAGAACCAAATGGTAAAGGACCATCTCCCTTCAACCCTGAGGACTCATACTCAGGTAAAGCTCATGTTGCAGTAGCAGAAGTGGGAGTCAGCAAAGATGGAGCGAAAACCGCTAACGGGGGATTGTTTGGAACCAAACAAAACAAGACAAAGACTCCGAGAGTGGGCGGCTCACCACCTTTTCGCCGCCTACCTCCAAAGGGGCCCTACCAACGCCGCCCGTACCTAAATATGAGACCATTCCAAAACAGGACACGTTCACCTTTTTCAGCTCCCGCAAAACAAAATGAATCAAAGACCGGTACGGGTCAACCCATGACTGACAGACAACTAGTGTTTCCAAAGACATTAACCGTTTCCTCAGCACAATCCTCAACCCTCCCTTCAGATGTCCAGCCAGAGAGAGCACCAAAGACCTCCAGTGAATCAGAACACAGTGGCAAAggccattcatcatcatcatccactTCAGAGGAATCAGACTTTACTAAAGAAAATGTTGCTGTGGCAGAGGATGGTATCAGCAGAGATGGGGACAGGGCAACTGACGTGGTGTCGTCTGGAACTGAACGAAACAGGTCAAGGACTCTGACACTGGGCAGCACACCACCCGTGCGCCGTCTACCTCCAAAGGGGACGCAGCAACGCCGTCCACACCCAAATATGGGAGCATTCCCAAACAGGACGCGAACAAACCTGATACCCCCTTGGCATCCATCAAGAGGCCCAATACGCAGACCTTTCCCACCTAAACTGACAAACAGGGACAACGGCATCATCGTTCAAACCCCTCAAACAGGGGAGCAGGGCACCTACAGCACCAGCCAGAATGACACAAACACAGACCTAAAGCCCAAACCTCTCCTCAAGAAAACAAATGCCACAGCTGGTAAAATAGCACGAGATCAAACACACATAAGAAATAACAGTAGCTTGAGCCAAAGGGGCCAAGATTCAAAAACAGGCCATCCTGACAAAGGTAGCCAAGTGAGTAAGAACGCTGACTCAAGAGACAGCCCAAACCAGATAAATGGGTCAGATGTCACTACTACTGGGAAAACAGGCCAGCCTCTAAACTCAGTGGGGGTTCAAAGCATAACCTCAGGAGGGCTCATACTCGTTTGGGAAGCACCAGAGGGGATGTACAGAAATTTCATAGTAACCCGGGAAGAGCATGGAAGTAAGAAcgaggcagaggaagaggaggagaaggaagaggaggagagcgagTCAGAGGAGGATCGGCAGGAGGAAGGGGAGGCGGAGGGACAAACTGAGAAGGAGAACAATGGGAATGAGGAGGAAAGTGAAATGGGGGTGAGTCAAGGTAAGGAGGGCGGAGAGGAGATCACTGTTACCAATAGCAAAAGTGATAACCAAAGACAGAGCAGCGACAGTAATGCTACGGCTAAAGTTGGCGACGGTGGTACAATCAAGTTCTCCAAAGTCCTTCCGGGGTCAGCTCGCTCATTCCGATTCCAGAATCTCCATCCACAGACCCGCTATTCCCTGTCCGTGTTTGGGAAGGGTCCCGGACTACGCTCCAAAATACACAGACTCATCATCAGCACAG GCCCAGAGCTTCCCTCAGGTCTTGTCTTCAGTGAAGTGACTGAgacgtctctctctgtatcctggACCAAGCCAAAAAGTCCAGTGAGTGGCTTCAAGGTCacctacactcacacacaggaaG GGGAGCCTGTCTCAGTAATGGTGGACTCTGGGGATTCCACTCTGGCACTGTCAAAGCTCTCTCCGGGGTCCTCCTATGAGGTCAGTGTGATATCCGTCCTTGGACTGGACGAGAGCGATGCAATCAAAGACCACGTTATGACAC TCCCTGACCCTCCAACGACTCTCCAGGCCATTAATGTCACAGACACCAAGGCGTTGCTGCTATGGCGACCAGCACTGGCAACGGTTGACCGCTACGTCATAGTTTATGGCTCTGAAAAAG GGTCAGATGATGTGAAGATCACTGTGTCGGGCAACGCGGCCGAGCAGCAGCTGAAGGACCTGCAGGGCTCCACTATGTACACCGTCACGGTCACCAGTCAGTTGGGCAACCTGGATGGCCCTGCCGCTATCACCGTCTTCACCACCACCAGTG GATCTGGGGGAGATGGGGAAGTCCCGCGTGACCTGAAGGCCAGTCAGGTGACTCCTCGCTCAGCGTTGCTGACGTGGAAACCGCCCTCTGCCGCTGTGGAAAGCTACAAGCTGACCTATCAGACGGAGGGACAGGAGATGCAG GAGGTTACCATTGATTCCACAGTAACGGAGTTCAAGTTGACCAGGCTGCATCCCATGTCCAAGTACACCGTGCagctacagggagagaggggagggagctaTACTGCTGCAATTTCCACTGAGTTCACCACAG ggAATCTCCGGTACCCCTTCCCAAGTGACTGTTCCCAAGAGCTGCTGAACGGGATGCATGAGTCTGGAGAGGTGGAGATCTTCCCGAGGGGAAGGCAGGGAAAACCAGTATTGGTCTACTGCGACCAGGTGACTGATGGAGGCGGCTGGACG gtctTCCAGAGAAGGATGGATGGGAAAACTGACTTCTTCCGAGGTTGGGAGAACTACAGCAAAGGATTTGGAGAACTGAGTGGGGAATTTTGGCTGG GTAATGAGAACATACACAATCTAACCAGCATGGCACCGATGACCCTACGTGTGGACCTCCGTGCAGGGGACGAATCCGTGTTTGCCAAGTACTCCACGTTCACGGTGGACACTGTTAGGAGGAACTACGCTCTCAAAGTGTCTGGGTACAGCGGTACAGCAG GTGACTCTATGAGTTACCACAACGGGCGCATGTTctctaccagagacagagaccccgCGCCTTTCATCACTCGCTGCGCCATGTCCTATAGGGGGGGTTGGTGGTATAAAAACTGCCACCAGGCCAACCTTAATGGCCTCTACGACACCAGTGTCAATCACCAG GGTTTGATCTGGACTGCCTGGAAAGGCAAGGATTATTCCGTCCCTTTCACTGAGATGAAGCTCAGACCAACATCTTTCACCCCTCCAACTCAGGGGTAA